The following are from one region of the Streptococcus sp. 1643 genome:
- the vicK gene encoding cell wall metabolism sensor histidine kinase VicK — MIEDIRQTILTSDFIFILILLGFILVVTLLLLENRRDNIRLKEINQKVKDLIAGDYSQVLDLQGSTEITNITNNLNDLSEVIRLTQENLEQESKRLNSILSYMTDGVLATNRRGQITMINDMAKKQLGVQKEDVLNKSILELLKIEDEYELRDLITQIPELTIDSQDVNGEYLSLRVRFALVRRESGFISGLVAVLHDTTEQEKEERERRLFVSNVSHELRTPLTSVKSYLEALDEGALYDPVAPDFIKVSLDETNRMMRMVTDLLHLSRIDNATTQLDVELINFTAFITFILNRFDKMRSQDDEKKYELVRDYPINSVWIEIDTDKMTQVIDNILNNAIKYSPDGGKITVSMKTTDDQMILSIKDQGLGIPKQDLPKIFDRFYRVDRARSRAQGGTGLGLAIAKEIIKQHNGFIWAKSEYGKGSTFTIVLPYDKDAVKEEIWEDEIEDQNE; from the coding sequence ATGATTGAAGATATTAGACAAACTATCTTGACCAGCGATTTTATCTTTATCTTGATTTTACTGGGCTTTATCCTGGTGGTGACCTTGCTGTTACTGGAAAATCGTCGGGATAATATCCGTCTGAAGGAGATAAATCAAAAGGTTAAGGACTTGATTGCAGGTGATTATTCTCAAGTTTTGGACTTGCAAGGAAGTACAGAAATCACCAATATCACCAATAATCTGAACGATTTGTCAGAAGTTATTCGTTTGACCCAAGAAAATCTGGAACAAGAGAGTAAACGATTGAACAGTATTCTTTCTTACATGACAGATGGCGTTCTTGCGACCAATCGTCGTGGCCAGATTACTATGATCAACGATATGGCCAAGAAACAGCTCGGTGTGCAGAAAGAAGATGTTCTGAATAAAAGCATCCTTGAATTGCTTAAGATAGAAGATGAGTATGAGCTGCGTGATCTAATTACACAGATTCCTGAGTTGACGATTGACTCCCAGGATGTGAATGGGGAATACCTGAGCCTTCGTGTACGTTTTGCTCTGGTTCGTCGTGAGTCAGGTTTCATCTCTGGTTTGGTTGCCGTTTTACATGATACGACCGAGCAGGAGAAGGAAGAGCGTGAGCGAAGACTCTTTGTTTCGAACGTGAGTCACGAGTTGCGAACTCCTTTGACCAGTGTTAAATCTTATCTTGAAGCCTTGGACGAGGGAGCTCTGTATGATCCTGTTGCTCCTGATTTTATCAAGGTTTCACTCGATGAAACCAACCGTATGATGCGGATGGTGACAGATCTCTTGCATCTCTCTCGTATTGATAATGCGACCACTCAGTTAGATGTGGAATTGATTAATTTTACAGCATTCATCACCTTTATTCTCAACCGCTTTGATAAGATGAGAAGCCAGGATGACGAGAAAAAATATGAGCTTGTCAGAGATTACCCTATTAATTCAGTTTGGATCGAGATTGATACCGATAAGATGACTCAGGTGATTGATAATATTCTTAACAATGCCATTAAGTACTCACCAGATGGTGGGAAAATCACTGTCAGCATGAAAACTACTGATGACCAGATGATTTTATCCATCAAAGACCAAGGTCTAGGTATTCCAAAGCAAGATTTGCCTAAGATTTTTGACCGCTTCTACCGTGTGGATCGTGCAAGAAGTCGGGCTCAAGGTGGAACCGGTCTAGGTCTGGCTATCGCAAAAGAAATCATCAAACAACACAATGGCTTTATATGGGCCAAAAGTGAATACGGTAAGGGCTCAACCTTTACAATAGTGCTCCCTTATGATAAGGATGCCGTAAAAGAAGAAATATGGGAGGACGAAATAGAAGACCAGAATGAGTGA
- the yycF gene encoding response regulator YycF — MKKILIVDDEKPISDIIKFNMAKEGYEVVTAFNGREAIELFEAEQPDIIILDLMLPEIDGLEVAKAIRKTSSVPIIMLSAKDSELDKVIGLELGADDYVTKPFSNRELQARVKALLRRTDLVSVDSQESDEKKTQPLQIGDLEIVPDAYVAKKYGEELDLTHREFELLYHLASHIGQVITREHLLETVWGYDYFGDVRTVDVTIRRLREKIEDTPSRPEYILTRRGVGYYMRNND; from the coding sequence ATGAAAAAAATATTAATTGTAGATGATGAGAAACCAATCTCAGATATTATTAAGTTTAATATGGCCAAGGAAGGTTATGAAGTCGTTACAGCCTTCAATGGTCGTGAGGCAATCGAGCTATTTGAAGCTGAGCAACCGGATATTATTATCCTCGACTTGATGCTACCTGAAATTGATGGTTTAGAAGTTGCTAAAGCTATTCGTAAGACTAGTAGCGTGCCGATTATCATGCTATCAGCTAAGGATAGCGAGCTTGACAAGGTTATTGGTTTAGAGTTAGGTGCAGACGATTATGTTACAAAACCTTTCTCAAACCGTGAGTTGCAAGCACGTGTTAAGGCTCTCCTTCGTCGTACAGACCTGGTTTCTGTGGATAGCCAAGAGTCCGATGAGAAGAAGACGCAGCCTTTACAAATTGGTGATTTGGAAATCGTTCCAGATGCTTACGTGGCTAAGAAATATGGTGAGGAATTAGATTTGACCCACCGTGAGTTTGAACTCTTGTATCACTTGGCATCTCATATTGGACAAGTGATTACACGTGAACACTTGCTTGAGACTGTATGGGGTTATGACTATTTTGGTGATGTTCGTACTGTGGACGTGACCATTAGACGCTTGCGTGAAAAGATCGAAGACACACCAAGCCGTCCAGAGTACATTCTCACACGTCGTGGTGTTGGATACTATATGAGAAATAATGATTGA
- the mutY gene encoding A/G-specific adenine glycosylase, translated as MLDLKEYGIVMWPEEKIISFREKLLNWYDENKRDLPWRRSKNPYNIWVSEIMLQQTRVDTVIPYYERFLDWFPTIESLANAPEERLLKAWEGLGYYSRVRNMQTAAQQIMADFGGQFPNTYEGISRLKGIGPYTAGAISSIAFNLPEPAVDGNVMRVLARLFEVNHDIGVPSNQKIFRAMMEILIDPKRPGDFNQALMDLGSDIEAPVNPRPEESPVKDFSAAYQNGTMDVYPIKEPKKKPLPIYLKALVVRNDHGQYLLEKNESEKLLAGFWHFPLIEVDDFSSDDDQLDLFSQVKEESRAFGPSPQENFEQDYDLKVNWSHQVFDQVKHVFSHRKWHIQILAGQVTETKQFSDREVRWVTPQEFSDYPLAKPQQKIWQAYKTTLEDEGLQ; from the coding sequence ATGTTAGATTTGAAAGAATACGGTATCGTCATGTGGCCAGAGGAGAAGATTATTTCTTTTCGAGAGAAACTCCTCAACTGGTATGATGAAAACAAGCGAGATTTACCTTGGCGGAGAAGTAAAAATCCTTATAACATCTGGGTATCTGAAATCATGCTCCAGCAGACCAGAGTGGATACAGTTATTCCATACTACGAACGATTCTTGGACTGGTTTCCAACTATTGAAAGTCTGGCGAATGCCCCTGAAGAGCGTCTGTTGAAGGCTTGGGAGGGATTGGGTTATTATTCTCGAGTACGCAATATGCAGACTGCAGCCCAGCAGATTATGGCTGACTTTGGTGGTCAATTTCCAAACACCTATGAAGGAATATCTCGCCTGAAAGGGATTGGCCCTTATACTGCGGGAGCTATTTCCAGTATCGCTTTTAATTTGCCTGAGCCAGCGGTCGATGGCAATGTCATGCGAGTTTTGGCACGCTTGTTTGAGGTTAATCATGATATCGGAGTTCCCAGCAATCAAAAGATTTTCCGAGCTATGATGGAAATCTTGATTGACCCGAAACGACCAGGTGATTTTAACCAAGCTCTGATGGATTTAGGTTCTGACATAGAGGCTCCGGTTAACCCTCGACCAGAAGAAAGTCCTGTTAAGGACTTTAGCGCAGCCTATCAGAACGGAACTATGGATGTATATCCGATTAAAGAACCCAAGAAAAAACCTCTCCCAATTTATCTCAAGGCTTTGGTTGTACGCAACGACCATGGTCAATATCTACTTGAAAAAAATGAAAGCGAGAAACTACTAGCTGGTTTTTGGCATTTCCCCTTGATCGAAGTTGATGATTTCTCAAGTGATGACGATCAGCTAGATCTCTTTTCACAAGTCAAAGAGGAAAGCAGAGCATTTGGACCAAGCCCTCAAGAAAACTTTGAGCAGGATTATGATTTAAAAGTGAATTGGTCCCATCAAGTATTTGACCAGGTCAAGCATGTATTTAGTCATCGGAAATGGCATATTCAAATCCTAGCAGGTCAAGTGACGGAAACAAAACAGTTTTCTGACAGAGAAGTTCGTTGGGTTACTCCTCAGGAGTTTTCTGATTATCCACTTGCTAAACCTCAACAAAAGATTTGGCAGGCTTATAAAACAACTCTTGAAGATGAAGGCCTACAGTAG
- the pta gene encoding phosphate acetyltransferase, translating into MEVFESLKANLVGKNARIVLPEGEEPRILQATKRLVKETEVIPVLLGNPEKIKIYLEIEGIMDGYEVIDPQHYPRFEEMVAALVERRKGKMTEEEARKVLVEDVNYFGVMLVYLGLVDGMVSGAIHSTASTVRPALQIIKTRPNVTRTSGAFLMVRGTERYLFGDCAININPDAEALAEIAINSAITAKMFGIEPKIAMLSYSTKGSGFGESVDKVVEATKIAHDLRPDLEIDGELQFDAAFVPETAALKAPGSNVAGQANVFIFPGIEAGNIGYKMAERLGGFAAVGPVLQGLNKPVNDLSRGCNADDVYKLTLITAAQAVHQ; encoded by the coding sequence ATGGAAGTTTTTGAAAGTCTCAAAGCCAACCTGGTTGGCAAAAATGCTCGTATCGTTCTCCCTGAAGGAGAAGAGCCACGTATTCTTCAAGCAACAAAACGCTTGGTAAAAGAAACAGAAGTAATCCCTGTTTTGCTTGGAAACCCTGAAAAAATTAAAATTTATCTCGAAATCGAAGGGATCATGGATGGTTATGAAGTCATTGACCCTCAACACTATCCTCGATTTGAAGAAATGGTTGCTGCTTTAGTAGAGCGTCGTAAGGGCAAAATGACTGAAGAAGAAGCGCGCAAAGTTTTGGTTGAAGACGTCAATTACTTTGGTGTGATGCTAGTCTACTTGGGCTTGGTTGACGGTATGGTATCTGGTGCGATTCACTCAACTGCCTCAACAGTTCGCCCAGCCCTTCAAATCATCAAAACTCGTCCAAATGTAACTCGTACTTCAGGTGCCTTCCTCATGGTACGTGGTACGGAACGTTACCTATTTGGTGACTGTGCCATTAACATCAATCCAGATGCAGAAGCCTTGGCTGAAATTGCGATCAATTCAGCAATCACAGCTAAGATGTTTGGTATTGAACCTAAAATTGCAATGCTAAGCTATTCTACTAAAGGTTCAGGATTTGGTGAAAGTGTTGATAAGGTCGTAGAAGCAACTAAAATTGCTCACGACTTGCGCCCTGACCTTGAGATTGATGGTGAATTGCAATTTGACGCTGCCTTTGTTCCTGAAACTGCAGCTCTAAAAGCTCCAGGAAGTAACGTAGCTGGTCAAGCAAATGTCTTTATCTTCCCAGGTATCGAAGCCGGAAATATCGGTTACAAGATGGCCGAGCGCCTTGGTGGTTTTGCGGCTGTCGGACCTGTTTTACAAGGTTTGAACAAACCTGTTAACGACCTTTCTCGTGGATGTAATGCAGATGATGTGTACAAGTTGACCCTTATCACAGCAGCTCAAGCAGTTCATCAATAA
- a CDS encoding RluA family pseudouridine synthase, which translates to MRFEFIADEHVKVKTFLKKHEVSKGLLAKIKFRGGAILVNDQPQNATYLLDIGDRVTIDIPSEEGFESLEAIERPLDIIYEDDHFLVLNKPYGVASIPSVNHSNTIANFIKGYYVKQEYENQQVHIVTRLDRDTSGLMLFAKHGYAHARLDKQLQRKSIEKRYFALVKGDGYLDPEGEIIAPIARDVDSIITRRVAKGGKYAHTSYKVVASYGNIHLVDIRLHTGRTHQIRVHFSHIGFPLLGDDLYGGSLDDGIQRQALHCHYLSFYHPFLERDLQLESPLPDDFSNLITQLSTNTL; encoded by the coding sequence ATGAGGTTCGAATTTATCGCAGATGAGCACGTCAAAGTCAAAACTTTCCTCAAGAAACATGAGGTTTCCAAGGGACTTTTGGCTAAGATTAAGTTTCGAGGTGGGGCTATTCTGGTCAATGACCAACCTCAAAATGCGACTTATCTCTTAGATATTGGAGACAGGGTGACTATTGATATCCCTTCAGAAGAAGGGTTTGAGAGTCTTGAAGCAATTGAGCGTCCACTGGATATTATCTATGAGGATGACCATTTTCTGGTTTTGAATAAGCCTTATGGAGTAGCTTCCATCCCCAGTGTTAATCATTCCAATACCATTGCCAATTTTATCAAGGGCTACTATGTTAAGCAAGAATATGAAAACCAGCAAGTTCACATCGTGACTAGGCTTGATAGAGATACATCTGGTTTGATGCTCTTTGCCAAGCACGGCTACGCTCATGCACGTTTAGACAAGCAACTGCAACGAAAGTCTATCGAAAAACGCTACTTTGCTTTAGTTAAAGGAGATGGATATTTGGATCCAGAAGGGGAGATTATCGCACCAATTGCGCGTGATGTGGACTCTATTATCACGAGACGGGTTGCCAAAGGTGGGAAATACGCTCATACGTCTTACAAAGTTGTAGCGTCTTATGGAAATATTCACCTAGTCGATATTCGCCTGCATACTGGACGAACTCATCAGATACGAGTGCATTTTTCTCACATCGGTTTTCCTTTGTTGGGAGATGATCTCTATGGAGGTAGTCTGGATGACGGCATTCAGCGTCAGGCCTTGCATTGTCATTATTTATCTTTTTATCATCCTTTTCTAGAGCGAGATTTGCAATTAGAAAGCCCCTTACCGGATGATTTCAGCAATCTTATTACTCAGTTATCAACTAATACTCTTTAA
- a CDS encoding NAD kinase produces the protein MKNTGKRVDLIANRKPQSQKVLHELREKLKKQHFILNDTNPDIVISIGGDGMLLSAFHKYENQLDKVRFVGVHTGHLGFYTDYRDFELDQLVTNLLLDTGAKVSYPVLNVKVTLENGEVKIFRALNEASIRRSDRTMVADIIINHVPFERFRGDGVTVSTPTGSTAYSKSLGGAVLHPTIEALQLTEIASLNNRVYRTLGSSIIIPKKDKIELLPTRNDYHTISVDNSVYSFRNIERIEYQIDHHKIHFVATPSHTSFWNRVKDAFIGEVDE, from the coding sequence ATGAAGAATACAGGTAAACGAGTTGACCTCATAGCAAATAGAAAGCCGCAAAGTCAGAAGGTTTTGCATGAGCTGAGGGAAAAACTCAAGAAACAACATTTTATACTGAACGATACCAATCCCGACATCGTCATTTCTATTGGTGGCGACGGGATGCTTTTGTCTGCCTTTCACAAGTATGAGAATCAGTTAGACAAGGTTCGATTTGTAGGTGTTCATACAGGGCATTTGGGATTTTACACAGATTATCGTGATTTTGAGTTGGATCAATTGGTGACCAATCTCCTACTCGATACTGGTGCCAAAGTTTCTTATCCAGTCTTGAATGTTAAGGTAACGCTTGAAAATGGAGAAGTGAAAATCTTCCGGGCCTTAAATGAAGCCAGCATCCGTCGATCAGATCGCACCATGGTTGCGGATATCATCATTAACCACGTTCCGTTCGAGCGATTTCGTGGAGATGGAGTGACTGTTTCAACGCCGACGGGAAGTACTGCCTACAGCAAGTCCTTGGGTGGAGCTGTCTTGCATCCTACCATTGAAGCCTTGCAGTTGACGGAGATAGCGAGTCTTAACAACCGAGTCTATCGCACTTTGGGATCATCGATCATTATTCCCAAAAAAGATAAGATTGAACTTTTGCCGACACGCAATGATTATCACACGATATCAGTCGATAACAGCGTCTATTCATTCCGTAATATCGAACGGATTGAGTATCAAATCGATCATCACAAGATTCACTTCGTAGCGACTCCAAGCCACACTAGTTTCTGGAATCGTGTCAAAGATGCCTTCATTGGCGAGGTGGATGAATGA
- a CDS encoding GTP pyrophosphokinase family protein, whose amino-acid sequence MTIEWEEFLDPYIQAVGELKIKLRGIRKQYRKQNKHSPIEFVTGRVKPIESIKEKMARRGITYASLEHDLQDIAGLRVMVQFVDDVKEVVEILRKRQDMRVVQERDYITHRKASGYRSYHVVVEYTVDTINGAKTILAEIQIRTLAMNFWATIEHSLNYKYQGDFPEEIRTRLEITAKIAHQLDEEMGKIRDDIQEAQALFDPLSRKLNDGVGNSDDTDEEYR is encoded by the coding sequence ATGACCATAGAATGGGAAGAATTTTTAGATCCTTACATTCAGGCTGTTGGTGAATTGAAGATTAAACTTCGGGGAATTCGCAAACAGTATCGTAAGCAAAACAAGCATTCTCCGATTGAGTTTGTAACGGGTCGTGTCAAACCGATTGAAAGTATCAAAGAAAAAATGGCTCGTCGAGGAATTACATATGCAAGTCTGGAACATGATCTGCAAGACATTGCGGGTTTACGTGTCATGGTTCAGTTCGTTGATGACGTTAAAGAAGTAGTTGAGATTCTACGTAAACGCCAAGATATGAGAGTCGTTCAGGAACGAGACTATATCACTCATCGTAAGGCTTCGGGCTATCGTTCTTATCACGTGGTTGTCGAGTACACGGTTGATACGATCAACGGAGCTAAGACGATTTTGGCGGAAATTCAAATACGGACGTTAGCCATGAATTTCTGGGCTACGATTGAACACTCGCTCAATTATAAATACCAGGGCGATTTTCCAGAAGAAATCAGGACAAGATTGGAAATTACAGCGAAAATAGCTCATCAGCTAGATGAAGAAATGGGTAAGATTCGTGACGATATTCAGGAAGCGCAGGCTCTCTTTGATCCATTGAGCAGAAAATTAAATGACGGTGTAGGAAATAGTGACGATACAGATGAAGAATACAGGTAA
- a CDS encoding CYTH domain-containing protein — translation MKHLEIELKTLLKKEEYDHLKKKFSHIQPVLQKNYYIDTPDFQLREKKVAMRIRTFSDWAELTLKVPQTVGNMEYNQKLTLPEAESYLEKQKLPQGLVLEKLSKIGIESHDWFVLGCLSTLRYEMKTEIGLMALDESRYFDQTDYELELEVTDHEKGKEDFQRFLDEKQITYQKAPSKLIRFIKSIKKS, via the coding sequence ATGAAACATTTAGAAATAGAATTGAAAACACTTCTGAAAAAAGAGGAATATGATCATCTAAAAAAAAAGTTTTCCCATATCCAACCCGTTCTTCAGAAGAACTACTACATTGACACGCCAGATTTCCAATTGCGTGAAAAGAAGGTTGCCATGCGCATTCGCACCTTTTCAGATTGGGCGGAATTGACCTTGAAAGTGCCTCAAACTGTAGGAAATATGGAATACAACCAGAAACTAACTCTTCCAGAAGCTGAATCATACCTAGAAAAACAAAAACTACCTCAAGGGCTCGTTCTAGAGAAGCTCTCTAAGATTGGCATCGAAAGCCATGACTGGTTTGTTCTAGGCTGTCTTTCCACTCTACGTTATGAAATGAAAACTGAAATTGGCTTAATGGCCTTAGATGAAAGTCGATACTTTGACCAGACGGACTATGAACTCGAGCTTGAAGTCACCGACCATGAAAAAGGGAAAGAAGATTTTCAGAGATTTTTAGATGAAAAACAGATTACTTATCAGAAAGCTCCATCAAAATTAATTCGTTTTATTAAAAGCATTAAAAAAAGCTGA
- a CDS encoding ribose-phosphate diphosphokinase produces MSDRNNMKLFTLNSNHEIAQKIADTVGVPLGKLSSRQFSDGEIQVNIEESVRGYDVYIIQSTSYPVSNHLMELLIMVDACVRASAHSINVVLPYFGYARQDRIASSREPLTAKLVANMLVKAGVSRVLTLDLHAVQVQGFFDIPVDNLYTVPLFAKHYCDKGLLGSDVVVVSPKNSGVKRARSLAEYLDAPIAIIDYAQDDSDRNEGYIIGDVEGKKAILIDDILNTGRTFSEAAKIVEREGATEIYAVSSHGLFVEGAADLLDATNIKEILVTDSVATKERTPENVCYITASELIGDAIVRIHERKPVSPLFAYNKKK; encoded by the coding sequence ATGTCAGATAGAAACAACATGAAACTTTTCACCCTAAACTCTAACCATGAAATCGCTCAAAAGATTGCGGATACAGTTGGTGTGCCTCTCGGGAAATTATCCTCTCGTCAATTTTCTGACGGCGAAATCCAGGTCAACATTGAAGAAAGTGTCCGTGGTTACGATGTCTACATCATCCAGTCAACCAGCTACCCTGTTAGCAACCACTTGATGGAGTTGTTGATCATGGTTGACGCTTGTGTACGTGCAAGTGCTCATAGCATCAACGTTGTCCTTCCTTACTTTGGTTATGCGCGTCAGGATCGTATCGCTTCTTCTCGCGAACCCCTCACTGCGAAACTGGTTGCCAATATGCTTGTCAAAGCTGGTGTAAGCCGTGTTCTAACGCTGGACCTCCACGCTGTTCAGGTCCAAGGTTTCTTTGATATTCCTGTAGATAATCTTTATACTGTTCCTCTATTTGCTAAGCACTACTGTGATAAAGGACTTCTTGGCTCTGATGTTGTTGTTGTCAGTCCAAAGAACTCTGGTGTTAAACGTGCACGTAGTTTGGCTGAATACCTTGATGCTCCTATCGCTATCATTGACTACGCTCAAGACGATTCTGATCGTAACGAAGGCTATATCATTGGGGATGTTGAAGGCAAGAAGGCTATCTTGATTGACGATATCCTAAATACTGGTCGTACTTTCTCTGAAGCAGCCAAAATCGTTGAACGTGAAGGCGCAACTGAGATTTATGCAGTATCTAGTCACGGTTTATTTGTTGAAGGGGCAGCAGACCTTCTTGACGCTACAAACATCAAAGAAATCCTTGTGACAGACTCAGTAGCAACCAAAGAAAGAACTCCAGAAAATGTATGTTACATTACTGCTAGTGAATTAATCGGAGATGCTATCGTCCGCATCCATGAAAGAAAACCAGTAAGCCCACTCTTTGCTTACAACAAAAAGAAATAA
- a CDS encoding cysteine desulfurase family protein — protein MIYLDNAATTPMSAVAIAEMTKVMQETHGNPSSIHGHGRQAGKLLREARQDLAHLLGTKPQHIFFTSGGTESNNTAIIGYCLRHQNRGKHIITTAIEHHSVLETIDYLVQHFGFEATIIQPVNQEITAQQIQEALRDDTILVSTMYANNETGSLLPIAEIGHILKDHPVAYHVDAVQAIGKIPIHPEELGIDFLSASAHKFHGPKGVGFLYASSADFDSYLHGGDQEQKKRAGTENLAAIVGMVAALKEDLNDQVEHYQKLEGLKSAFLDEIANLEYYLNESQHQLPYVVNIGFPGQKNDLLLLRLDLEGISISTGSACTAGIVQTSHVLKAFYGPDSHRLKESVRISLSPLNTEEELKQLAQTLKNIIGD, from the coding sequence TTGATTTATTTGGACAATGCTGCTACGACTCCTATGTCAGCAGTAGCTATTGCAGAAATGACCAAGGTCATGCAAGAAACTCATGGTAATCCTTCTAGTATTCATGGTCATGGTCGGCAGGCTGGCAAACTCTTACGAGAAGCTCGTCAGGACTTAGCCCACTTACTAGGAACCAAACCTCAACATATCTTTTTCACGTCTGGCGGTACAGAAAGTAACAATACAGCCATTATTGGCTATTGTCTCCGTCATCAAAATCGTGGAAAACATATTATCACGACAGCTATTGAACACCATTCTGTACTTGAGACCATCGATTATCTGGTGCAACATTTTGGTTTTGAAGCAACTATCATCCAACCAGTAAATCAAGAAATAACTGCCCAGCAAATTCAAGAAGCCTTACGTGACGATACCATTCTCGTTTCCACCATGTACGCTAATAATGAAACAGGTAGCCTCTTACCTATCGCTGAGATTGGACATATTTTAAAAGACCATCCTGTTGCTTATCATGTAGATGCTGTTCAAGCTATCGGAAAAATTCCTATCCATCCCGAGGAATTGGGAATTGATTTCCTCAGCGCTTCTGCCCATAAATTCCATGGACCAAAAGGAGTCGGATTTCTTTACGCTTCTTCCGCGGACTTTGATTCCTACCTTCACGGTGGAGACCAAGAACAAAAGAAACGGGCTGGAACAGAAAACCTCGCTGCTATTGTAGGTATGGTCGCTGCTCTCAAAGAGGATTTAAATGACCAAGTTGAGCATTACCAAAAACTAGAGGGATTAAAATCTGCTTTTCTAGATGAGATTGCAAATCTAGAATACTATCTCAACGAAAGCCAACACCAGCTTCCTTATGTTGTCAACATTGGCTTTCCTGGTCAAAAAAATGATTTGCTCTTGCTTCGGTTAGACCTTGAAGGAATTTCAATTTCTACCGGTTCAGCTTGTACTGCTGGTATTGTGCAAACCAGTCATGTGCTTAAAGCATTTTATGGACCAGATTCACATCGATTGAAAGAATCTGTCCGTATCAGTCTCTCTCCTCTTAATACTGAGGAAGAACTGAAACAACTCGCACAAACCTTAAAAAATATTATTGGAGATTAA
- a CDS encoding DUF1831 domain-containing protein: MAFEKTIKLQNCRYDYTLSPTVKKFTLKDNTFFETKVGNYELTRLLEKVPNSGEGFKLKIIINKDLTGAKLNITDKSGLRLVNIFKSEDHHIHQEKFYFLMDSLVERGIFTKEER; this comes from the coding sequence ATGGCATTCGAAAAAACCATTAAACTACAAAACTGCCGCTACGACTACACACTTAGCCCTACTGTCAAAAAGTTCACACTGAAAGATAATACTTTCTTTGAAACAAAGGTTGGAAACTACGAACTGACTCGTCTACTTGAAAAAGTACCTAACAGTGGTGAAGGTTTCAAACTAAAAATCATCATCAATAAAGACCTTACAGGTGCTAAACTCAACATTACTGACAAGTCTGGCCTTCGTTTGGTTAATATCTTTAAATCAGAAGACCACCACATTCATCAGGAAAAATTCTACTTCCTCATGGACAGCCTTGTAGAACGCGGTATCTTCACTAAAGAAGAAAGATAA
- a CDS encoding DUF4649 family protein, whose translation MYRLTYQDNYHVERTLEYKDYEELMLSLSGCVTLPDTLLISSLTLNDMVIYQGLVGDLYRFLSQAHFSDKN comes from the coding sequence ATGTATCGACTTACCTATCAAGATAACTATCACGTAGAACGTACACTTGAATATAAGGATTACGAAGAGCTCATGTTATCTCTATCTGGCTGTGTGACCCTACCTGATACTCTCCTAATCAGCTCCTTAACGCTGAATGATATGGTGATTTATCAAGGATTGGTTGGCGATCTCTACCGTTTTCTATCGCAAGCTCATTTTTCAGATAAAAACTAA